Proteins from a single region of Bactrocera neohumeralis isolate Rockhampton unplaced genomic scaffold, APGP_CSIRO_Bneo_wtdbg2-racon-allhic-juicebox.fasta_v2 cluster10, whole genome shotgun sequence:
- the LOC126764837 gene encoding beta-alanine-activating enzyme isoform X2 yields MSKLYEHTILEKFRSKVLIIYRTEYEEHSYTFDVVLKEVTRVLQQFDYYNITPNTGIALRLQGHSPHSIALILSILNYNCYFIPLHFTNISYNFENVLNAHGAKYVMMDIKCDNQNCKQIGILNIMDNKIYLFQNISMDRKIYGEVNDLCYSISTSGTTGLPKIVQVPYSCVEPNILPLCTRLKLSENDVIYLCAPPTFDPFVVDLFLALISGASLLICPADLRLSPKKNINILWPKHRGTQEFKGTTILQATPSFFRLFGKDIIKEVILHEDNSLRCLILGGEDFPSRKEWDYWLPTIPLKKRIFNIYGTTEISCWCTIHECDFNEQWERAPIGTVLDGQTTLRITDTNEKELFGSCEGELKIGSATRLCYIPSTDGMLRPKNNKMFFRDTGDLVSRDQYGRIFYLGRTDNIIKRMGVQLNLESLQQRIQNILNNNCKNVKCLWHEKSHKVVCFIQANSNVDETELMHIRRLLIENLMEIERPDDIEFISSFPLNEHGKIDRHCLLQKITNKTYTISASCEEIFHRFITEVLGVNLMKQNAKTTDASIENIQDLDMSFIAAGGTSFHAITLVSRIGAILEQCDQNELLGMLVSSQHSLKSIKNFLISCQLSKAQNLSKTLSVNSNIYAKKRLKFIWRTSLNKCVDSAPSIIGNKWVCVGSHSHILTILDINLGSPIAVLELPDRIECKVEIVSNVNTSYLAVVGCYDHKLYAFNFTNGHIYWSIGLGGLIKAKPLTCAAGLVIATYGEEFNVVCISLKTTNYIWRKKIGTKGIYANPIAINSYTMIICTLDGSYCKIISNSGELVWLRKCESPIFSTPVIIGEDHRIILAEVSGNVHICNAENGELRIFEVREKSCSVPTINMFTVYGIKTQLRKSSGMCAN; encoded by the exons atgagCAAATTATATGAACATACAATATTGGAGAAATTTCGTAGCAAAGTGTTAATTATTTATCGAACAGAATATGAGGAACATTCATACACTTTTGACGTAGTATTAAAGGAAGTAACCCGTGTTCTGCAACAATTTGACTATTATAACATAACTCCTAACACAGGCATTGCATTGCGATTACAAGGTCATTCACCCCATAGTATTGCTCTTATCCTCAg CATCCTCAACTACAATTGTTACTTTATTCCTTtgcattttacaaatataagttacaatttcgaaaatgttttaaatgcaCATGGAGCAAAATATGTAATGATGGACATTAAATGTGATAAtcaaaattgcaaacaaattggGATTTTGAATATTATGGATAATAAGATATACTTGTTTCAAAACATATCTATGgatagaaaaatatatggtGAGGTTAATGATCTTTGCTATAGTATTTCAACATCAGGGACTACAGGACTTCCGAAAATCGTACAAGTTCCGTATTCTTGTGTGGAACCAAATATATTACCTTTATG TACACGGTTGAAATTATCGGAAAATGATGTAATATACTTGTGTGCGCCACCCACTTTTGATCCCTTTGTTGTAGATTTATTTTTGGCACTAATTTCAGGAGCGTCTTTATTAATATGTCCAGCTGACTTAAGATTaagtccaaaaaaaaatataaatatactatggCCTAAACATCGGGGCACACAGGAATTTAAAGGAACAACTATTTTGCAGGCAACTCcttccttttttcgtttattcgGAAAAGATATCATAAAAGAAGTCATATTACATGAAGACAATTCATTGCGATGTTTAATTTTAGGTGGAGAAGACTTTCCTAGCAGAAAGGAATGGGATTATTGGTTGCCGACGATACCTTTAAAAAAGCGCATTTTTAACATTTACGGTACAACCGAAATTTCTTGCTGGTGCACAATACATGAGTGCGATTTTAATGAACAATGGGAAAGGGCTCCTATTGGTACCGTCTTAGACGGTCAGACTACTTTACGCATAACCGATACAAATGAAAAGGAATTATTTGGATCATGCGAGGGAGAGTTAAAAATTGGTAGTGCAACTCGATTGTGTTACATTCCTTCCACGGATGGTATGTTACGACCTAAAAATAATAAGATGTTTTTCCGCGACACTGGCGATTTGGTGTCCCGTGACCAATATgggagaatattttatttaggcaGGACCGATAACATTATTAAACGAATGGGTGTTCAACTAAATCTCG aatctCTACAACAAAGAATTCAAAACATCTTAAATAATAACtgcaaaaatgttaaatgtcTCTGGCATGAAAAATCACATAAAGTAGTTTGTTTTATACAAGCCAATTCAAATGTTGATGAAACAGAATTAATGCACATTCGACGccttttaatagaaaatttgatGGAAATAGAACGACCGGACGATATAGAATTTATTTCGTCATTCCCTCTAAACGAACATGGGAAAATAGATAGACATtgtttattgcaaaaaattacCAACAAAACATATACGATTTCGGCGAgttgtgaagaaatttttcatcgATTTATTACTGAAGTTTTGGGAGTCAATTTGATGAAACAGAACGCAAAAACCACTGACGCATCTATAGAAAATATACAGGATTTAGACATGTCGTTTATAGCGGCAGGTGGTACATCTTTTCATGCTATTACGTTGGTTAGTCGTATTGGCGCGATATTGGAGCAATGCGATCAAAATGAACTATTAGGAATGCTAGTAAGCTCTCAGCATTCATTAAAATCGattaaaaactttcttatttcgTGTCAATTATCGAAAGCACAAAATTTATCTAAAACTTTGTCAGTAAATTCAaacatttatgcaaaaaaacgGCTTAAATTTATTTGGCGCACTAGTCTGAATAAATGTGTTGATTCAGCACCCTCTATTATTGGTAATAAGTGGGTATGCGTTGGTTCACACTCACATATTTTAACAATACTTGACATAAATCTTGGAAGTCCTATTGCTGTACTGGAATTGCCAGACAGAATCGAATGCAAAGTGGAGATTGTTTCAAATGTTAATACCTCCTATTTAGCAGTAGTGGGTTGTTATGATCACAAATTATACGCGTTTAATTTCACAAATGGCCACATTTACTGGAGTATCGGCTTAGGTGGATTGATTAAAGCTAAACCTTTGACCTGCGCAGCTGGACTGGTTATAGCGACATACGGCGAAGAGTTTAATGTTGTTTGTATTTCTTTGAAG acaacTAATTATATTTGGCGCAAAAAAATCGGAACGAAAGGAATCTATGCCAACCCTATCGCAATTAACTCATACACAATGATTATTTGTACCCTCGATGGGAGTTACTGCAAGATTATTTCAAATTCTGGAGAATTAGTGTGGCTAAGAAAGTGCGAATCACCGATATTTTCGACACCGGTTATAATTGGCGAAGACCATAGAATTATTTTAGCAGAAGTTTCTGGAAATGTACACATTTGCAACGCAGAAAACGGCGAATTG AGGATATTCGAAGTAAGGGAAAAGTCTTGTTCGGTTCCTACGATAAATATGTTTACTGTTTACGGTATCAAAACTCAGTTGAGAAAGAGCAGCGGAATGTGTGCAAACTAG
- the LOC126764837 gene encoding beta-alanine-activating enzyme isoform X1 → MSKLYEHTILEKFRSKVLIIYRTEYEEHSYTFDVVLKEVTRVLQQFDYYNITPNTGIALRLQGHSPHSIALILSILNYNCYFIPLHFTNISYNFENVLNAHGAKYVMMDIKCDNQNCKQIGILNIMDNKIYLFQNISMDRKIYGEVNDLCYSISTSGTTGLPKIVQVPYSCVEPNILPLCTRLKLSENDVIYLCAPPTFDPFVVDLFLALISGASLLICPADLRLSPKKNINILWPKHRGTQEFKGTTILQATPSFFRLFGKDIIKEVILHEDNSLRCLILGGEDFPSRKEWDYWLPTIPLKKRIFNIYGTTEISCWCTIHECDFNEQWERAPIGTVLDGQTTLRITDTNEKELFGSCEGELKIGSATRLCYIPSTDGMLRPKNNKMFFRDTGDLVSRDQYGRIFYLGRTDNIIKRMGVQLNLESLQQRIQNILNNNCKNVKCLWHEKSHKVVCFIQANSNVDETELMHIRRLLIENLMEIERPDDIEFISSFPLNEHGKIDRHCLLQKITNKTYTISASCEEIFHRFITEVLGVNLMKQNAKTTDASIENIQDLDMSFIAAGGTSFHAITLVSRIGAILEQCDQNELLGMLVSSQHSLKSIKNFLISCQLSKAQNLSKTLSVNSNIYAKKRLKFIWRTSLNKCVDSAPSIIGNKWVCVGSHSHILTILDINLGSPIAVLELPDRIECKVEIVSNVNTSYLAVVGCYDHKLYAFNFTNGHIYWSIGLGGLIKAKPLTCAAGLVIATYGEEFNVVCISLKTTNYIWRKKIGTKGIYANPIAINSYTMIICTLDGSYCKIISNSGELVWLRKCESPIFSTPVIIGEDHRIILAEVSGNVHICNAENGELMKTFRAGSLIFSALTILEDIRSKGKVLFGSYDKYVYCLRYQNSVEKEQRNVCKLDLLWKNQLESNIFASPLAVSLQDDEHVLCCSTSGLIAVLQVETGEMITKYKLSGEIFSTPCNLDNQIFIGCRDNFLYSFSIH, encoded by the exons atgagCAAATTATATGAACATACAATATTGGAGAAATTTCGTAGCAAAGTGTTAATTATTTATCGAACAGAATATGAGGAACATTCATACACTTTTGACGTAGTATTAAAGGAAGTAACCCGTGTTCTGCAACAATTTGACTATTATAACATAACTCCTAACACAGGCATTGCATTGCGATTACAAGGTCATTCACCCCATAGTATTGCTCTTATCCTCAg CATCCTCAACTACAATTGTTACTTTATTCCTTtgcattttacaaatataagttacaatttcgaaaatgttttaaatgcaCATGGAGCAAAATATGTAATGATGGACATTAAATGTGATAAtcaaaattgcaaacaaattggGATTTTGAATATTATGGATAATAAGATATACTTGTTTCAAAACATATCTATGgatagaaaaatatatggtGAGGTTAATGATCTTTGCTATAGTATTTCAACATCAGGGACTACAGGACTTCCGAAAATCGTACAAGTTCCGTATTCTTGTGTGGAACCAAATATATTACCTTTATG TACACGGTTGAAATTATCGGAAAATGATGTAATATACTTGTGTGCGCCACCCACTTTTGATCCCTTTGTTGTAGATTTATTTTTGGCACTAATTTCAGGAGCGTCTTTATTAATATGTCCAGCTGACTTAAGATTaagtccaaaaaaaaatataaatatactatggCCTAAACATCGGGGCACACAGGAATTTAAAGGAACAACTATTTTGCAGGCAACTCcttccttttttcgtttattcgGAAAAGATATCATAAAAGAAGTCATATTACATGAAGACAATTCATTGCGATGTTTAATTTTAGGTGGAGAAGACTTTCCTAGCAGAAAGGAATGGGATTATTGGTTGCCGACGATACCTTTAAAAAAGCGCATTTTTAACATTTACGGTACAACCGAAATTTCTTGCTGGTGCACAATACATGAGTGCGATTTTAATGAACAATGGGAAAGGGCTCCTATTGGTACCGTCTTAGACGGTCAGACTACTTTACGCATAACCGATACAAATGAAAAGGAATTATTTGGATCATGCGAGGGAGAGTTAAAAATTGGTAGTGCAACTCGATTGTGTTACATTCCTTCCACGGATGGTATGTTACGACCTAAAAATAATAAGATGTTTTTCCGCGACACTGGCGATTTGGTGTCCCGTGACCAATATgggagaatattttatttaggcaGGACCGATAACATTATTAAACGAATGGGTGTTCAACTAAATCTCG aatctCTACAACAAAGAATTCAAAACATCTTAAATAATAACtgcaaaaatgttaaatgtcTCTGGCATGAAAAATCACATAAAGTAGTTTGTTTTATACAAGCCAATTCAAATGTTGATGAAACAGAATTAATGCACATTCGACGccttttaatagaaaatttgatGGAAATAGAACGACCGGACGATATAGAATTTATTTCGTCATTCCCTCTAAACGAACATGGGAAAATAGATAGACATtgtttattgcaaaaaattacCAACAAAACATATACGATTTCGGCGAgttgtgaagaaatttttcatcgATTTATTACTGAAGTTTTGGGAGTCAATTTGATGAAACAGAACGCAAAAACCACTGACGCATCTATAGAAAATATACAGGATTTAGACATGTCGTTTATAGCGGCAGGTGGTACATCTTTTCATGCTATTACGTTGGTTAGTCGTATTGGCGCGATATTGGAGCAATGCGATCAAAATGAACTATTAGGAATGCTAGTAAGCTCTCAGCATTCATTAAAATCGattaaaaactttcttatttcgTGTCAATTATCGAAAGCACAAAATTTATCTAAAACTTTGTCAGTAAATTCAaacatttatgcaaaaaaacgGCTTAAATTTATTTGGCGCACTAGTCTGAATAAATGTGTTGATTCAGCACCCTCTATTATTGGTAATAAGTGGGTATGCGTTGGTTCACACTCACATATTTTAACAATACTTGACATAAATCTTGGAAGTCCTATTGCTGTACTGGAATTGCCAGACAGAATCGAATGCAAAGTGGAGATTGTTTCAAATGTTAATACCTCCTATTTAGCAGTAGTGGGTTGTTATGATCACAAATTATACGCGTTTAATTTCACAAATGGCCACATTTACTGGAGTATCGGCTTAGGTGGATTGATTAAAGCTAAACCTTTGACCTGCGCAGCTGGACTGGTTATAGCGACATACGGCGAAGAGTTTAATGTTGTTTGTATTTCTTTGAAG acaacTAATTATATTTGGCGCAAAAAAATCGGAACGAAAGGAATCTATGCCAACCCTATCGCAATTAACTCATACACAATGATTATTTGTACCCTCGATGGGAGTTACTGCAAGATTATTTCAAATTCTGGAGAATTAGTGTGGCTAAGAAAGTGCGAATCACCGATATTTTCGACACCGGTTATAATTGGCGAAGACCATAGAATTATTTTAGCAGAAGTTTCTGGAAATGTACACATTTGCAACGCAGAAAACGGCGAATTG ATGAAAACATTTCGTGCTGGATCTCTTATATTTTCTGCTTTGACTATTCTAGAGGATATTCGAAGTAAGGGAAAAGTCTTGTTCGGTTCCTACGATAAATATGTTTACTGTTTACGGTATCAAAACTCAGTTGAGAAAGAGCAGCGGAATGTGTGCAAACTAGATTTGCTTTGGAAGAATCAACTTGAAAGCAATATATTTGCATCGCCTTTAGCAGTTTCTTTACAAGACGACGAGCACGTGTTGTGTTGCTCCACCAGTGGATTAATTGCAGTTTTGCAAGTTGAAACTGGTGAGAtgattacaaaatataaattgagtGGTGAGATATTTTCAACTCCTTGCAATTTGgacaatcaaatttttataggTTGTAGGGATAACTTTTTGTACTCATTTAGCATAcactaa
- the LOC126764834 gene encoding uncharacterized protein LOC126764834 — MLPNTISSQKRKHSSEYHDPDYVRLHSSPYKKLRHGDSNIMEESVFLTPTKTTLKCVSEIISNEFQKEISLKQEYLAAIEKRLDQARTLLDRLRYVIVSDYYKKQELSISACDTLAIRGKETLFDKEVHGLQMALHPSVKKRMGDLPNKMYEVTQRPLPERVAAQNALNTLRSRSQSQKRQKKRLQQLIKNQGFVIDHSKEKEIQMVDAVSTSDHTRSHNNDITDLQSSATGKKASFIPSETRKSLNSARFNNKTKHLVVIGNTSTYIGGEVDATAEVKISSENMLTHKWLVYVQSKDTKINLESFIKKVRFHLHPSYRPNDIVDIRTAPFQIARRGWGEFPMRIQLFFHEYLQQKPVQLIHHVVLDRTLSGMHTLGSETLMEIWLRSDIIITKAKNEPLFDVKNNAYENIQPSAIENIIETGERDRGNNTTKHRKISFTHNKEDLDDNLFGVFNSDAASADITKIEPSVVVNKQLANISNNSPIKVTCKSLQKSDCSSNNEINDSALSKDKMVCWNSCGISGLNSKSTSDEEIFTKSVIVSHSSTSNNSNTQSNISNLRYAKNIKSTNTNSDISNEVATTIKSSKLMQLTTPMIMKLSTTNVANANQVSNINRNNNNIVALSKVGKFMPQKITNMNKFVSLNSNSAFANMPVKNADKKTVLQKKLVQLVDAEGKIKFMQVLVATTQKPVGDAKIGSLGNGTADSSQNLDSVLSESTKRKTITESSLAIENHASKLLTVSNDVNRSNFLVTNNNGKFPATNNIYNSKSKNNPVSSQKQMVFQKEGKLFIIDPLQMKLKQERKKQVSLLKPQTNLQRQHQQQMPKQKVQHKALQSMLCDHDYTHSSVKLSKGNITLSNPEMISGSIKSHVPELHLGIRQTRAKASSAFELLQQCRSKFEQEFLNQNINSMCSAIDYILRHLPLISPKNTLASAFSFVSNSEKEFDSMPVLKQRACEWLRAKYITRFVRNHKYIKAITSNNKGRFWSTREVLVYARYHAFTPKMKSFDITTYPVQVQNVPGQLTRPEKLQTDNLLQGHDFSQFVKNEVKFEQKYIQYESITPKHRITSWLDCGCQNIIDQETGVEFSEEPIDIVSISMSKNRNRFNIEHLRSNQNGCEQEQQFYLAIPDHLEKSSQLVSDICRDFNIQLQPEQIEGNVIYPLAQTVLSQCLKTFIEKIIRRAVASKQNPPTTDSLNVTTQDIGNVLVRHVEFDFLTNKYFGIYKHNSR, encoded by the exons ATGCTTCCCAACACTATTTCATCACAAAAGCGTAAGCATTCGAGCGAATATCATGATCCGGATTACGTGCGTTTGCATTCAAGTCCATATAAAAAGTTACGCCATGGAGATTCTAATATTATGGAAGAAAGCGTTTTTTTAACACCCACCAAAACTACATTGAAATGTGTTtccgaaataatttcaaatgagtttcaaaaagaaatttctCTAAAACAAGAATATTTAGCAGCGATTGAAAAACGTTTAGATCAAGCTCGCACTTTATTGGATCGTTTGCGGTATGTAATTGTTTCAGACTATTACAAGAAACAAGAATTATCAATATCAGCATGTGATACCCTAGCAATTCGTGGAAAAGAAACTCTTTTCGATAAAGAGGTTCATGGTCTTCAAATGGCACTGCACCCATCTGTTAAAAAAAGAATGGGAGACCTTCCTAACAAAATGTATGAAGTTACACAACGACCTCTACCTGAGCGTGTAGCGGCTCAAAATGCATTGAACACCTTACGATCCCGATCTCAATCgcaaaaacgacaaaaaaaacgtttacaaCAATTAATAAAGAATCAAGGTTTTGTGATAGatcattcaaaagaaaaagaaatacaaatggTGGATGCAGTTAGTACATCTGATCACACGAGATCTCACAATAATGATATCACAGATTTACAATCATCTGCCACCGGCAAGAAAGCTAGTTTTATTCCATCAGAAACTAGAAAATCTTTGAATTCAGCTCGttttaacaacaaaacaaaacatcTTGTTGTTATAGGAAATACTTCAACGTATATAGGAGGAGAAGTAGATGCTACAGCTGAAGTAAAAATATCAAGCGAAAATATGTTAACCCATAAATGGTTAGTTTATGTGCAATCAAAAgatactaaaattaatttagaatcctttataaaaaaagttcgtTTCCATCTACACCCTTCATATCGCCCAAATGACATAGTAGACATTAGAACGGCACCTTTCCAAATAGCCCGCAGAGGGTGGGGTGAGTTTCCAATGAGAATTCAGCTCTTCTTTCATGAATATCTACAACAAAAACCTGTACAACTTATACATCATGTGGTACTTGATCGAACGTTAAGTGGAATGCACACTCTTGGTTCAGAGACCTTAATGGAAATTTGGCTTCGTTCTGATATTATAAttaccaaagcaaaaaatgAGCCGTTGTTTGATGTAAAGAACAACGCCTATGAAAATATACAACCCTctgcaattgaaaatattattgaaacagGCGAAAGAGATCGTGGAAATAACACAACGAAGCATCGTAAAATATCCTTCACACATAACAAAGAAGATTTGGACGATAATTTATTCGGAGTTTTTAACAGCGATGCAGCATCTGCTGATATTACAAAGATAGAGCCATCAGTAGTCGTAAACAAACAgcttgcaaatatttcaaataatagtCCGATTAAAGTAACCTGCAAGAGTCTCCAAAAGTCAGACTGTTcatcaaataatgaaataaatgacTCCGCTCTAAGTAAAGATAAGATGGTATGCTGGAATAGTTGTGGAATATCAGGACTAAACAGTAAAAGTACTAGCGatgaagaaatttttacaaaaagtgtTATTGTTAGTCATTCCTCTACTTCAAATAATAGTAATACTCAAAGTAATATATCAAACCTtagatatgcaaaaaatataaaatcgacAAATACAAATTCTGACATAAGTAATGAAGTTGCTACTACTATAAAAAGTAGTAAATTAATGCAGCTCACAACGCCTATGATAATGAAGCTTTCAACTACAAATGTGGCCAATGCCAATCaagtttcaaatattaacagaaacaataataatattgttgCATTAAGTAAAGTAGGAAAGTTTATGCCACAAAAGATtacaaatatgaataaatttgtCTCGCTAAATAGTAATTCTGCTTTCGCAAATATGCCTGTGAAGAATGCAGATAAAAAAACTGTGTTGCAAAAGAAACTGGTCCAGTTGGTGGATGCGGaaggcaaaataaaatttatgcaagTTCTAGTGGCTACAACACAAAAACCAGTAGGGGACGCGAAAATCGGAAGCTTAGGAAATG GAACTGCTGACTCGTCTCAAAATTTGGACAGTGTATTATCTGAATCAACAAAGAGAAAAACAATTACCGAATCCTCTTTGGCGATAGAAAATCATGCCTCAAAACTATTAACCGTTTCGAATGATGTTAATCGTAGCAATTTTTTAGTCACAAATAATAATGGTAAATTTCCTGCAACAAACAACATATACAAttcgaaaagtaaaaataatccTGTAAGCTCTcaaaaacaaatggtttttcaaaaagaaggaaaattatTCATTATTGACCCCTTACAAATGAAATTGAAGCAggaaagaaagaaacaagtttCCTTATTGAAACCGCAAACCAATTTACAGAGGCAACATCAACAGCAGATGCCAAAGCAAAAAGTACAGCATAAAGCTCTACAAAGTATGCTATGCGATCATGATTATACACACTCTTCGGTAAAACTTAGTAAAGGCAACATCACATTGAGCAATCCAGAAATGATATCGGGATCAATTAAATCACATGTACCAGAACTCCATTTGGGTATAAGGCAAACACGGGCCAAAGCAAGTAGTGCGTTTGAGCTTCTGCAGCAGTGTAGAAGTAAATTCGAACAAGAGTTTTtgaatcaaaatattaattcaatgTGTTCCGCTATAGACTACATATTACGACACTTACCTCTTATTTCACCCAAAAATACTTTAGCATCTGCTTTCTCTTTCGTAAGCAATAGCGAAAAGGAATTCGACTCAATGCCCGTTTTAAAACAACGCGCATGCGAATGGTTGCGCGCTAAATATATTACTCGCTTTGTTCGCAaccacaaatatataaaagccATTACTTCTAATAACAAAGGGCGGTTTTGGAGCACACGTGAGGTACTAGTTTATGCTCGTTATCATGCATTTACGCCAAAGATGAAGTCATTTGACATAACTACCTATCCGGTGCAAGTACAAAATGTGCCCGGCCAGCTTACTAGACCAGAGAAATTACAAACGGATAATCTATTGCAGGGACATGATTTTTCACAGTTTGTCAAAAACGAAGTTAAATTCGAGCAGAAGTATATACAGTATGAATCAATAACTCCAAAACATCGTATTACATCTTGGCTCGATTGTGGGTGCCAAAATATTATTGACCAAGAAACTGGTGTGGAATTCTCCGAGGAGCCAATTGATATCGTTAGTATATCGATGTCAAAGAATCGTAACAGATTTAATATAGAACATCTACGATCAAATCAAAATGGTTGTGAACAAGAACAGCAGTTTTATTTAGCAATCCCGGACCACCTAGAAAAGTCTTCTCAGCTTGTAAGCGATATTTGCCGAGATTTTAATATACAACTGCAACCGGAACAAATTGAGGGAAATGTAATATATCCTTTAGCGCAAACAGTGTTGTCCCAGTGtttaaaaacattcattgaaaaaattataaggcGTGCAGTAGCCTCAAAACAAAATCCACCAACTACTGACAGTCTGAATGTAACAACGCAAGATATTGGGAATGTTTTGGTTCGGCACGTTGAGTTTGACTTtctaacaaacaaatattttggaatttataaacataatagTCGCTAA